TCACTTACGTATGCTGGTGTATGCATGTTATAAAATACGGAGGACTGCAGGGGGTctatattgatatttaaacaattaaatttgtattttgataCCTAGGTGGACATATCAACCCGGCTGTGACATTCGGACTGTTCTTGGGGCGCAAGGTGTCGCTCATCCGAGCTCTTTTGTACATGGTAGCACAGTGCTTGGGTGCAATCTGTGGTTGTGGGTTTGTGAAGGCTTTCCAAAAATCATACTACAACAGGTATGGAGGTGGGGCCAATGAGCTAGCTGATGGATACAACAAGGGCACCGGACTGGGTGCTGAGATCATCGGTACTTTCGTTCTTGTCTACACTGTTTTCTCTGCCACTGATCCTAAGAGGAGCGCAAGAGACTCCCATGTTCCGGTAAGTAGCTGATCATTtccctttttactgttttactCAACTCAATTCTATATTTCTCTCTTCGGTACTTGTTTAGGTATGCGTCGTTTTCTTTGATGACTAAGAGAGTTCTTAGTTTGTGGGGGACTCTACAAATTAAAGTCTTTTTAAACGTGAATATGATTTTTGAGGGTATTTGCTCATATTACGGTGAATGACACCTTCATGTAGCgttatttgttatttgattaatttataatttgaacaTTATTCACAAGAGGTTATAGAAATGTGACTGTCACATATTGTATTGCTCGCTAAAATATTTctgttaaaataatattgataattacCATGTTACACGGTTAAATTGATGTTATTTGTTTAATGAATGAAGGTCTTGGCACCACTCCCCATTGGGTTTGCTGTGTTCATGGTTCACTTGGCCACCATCCCCATCACCGGAACCGGCATCAACCCAGCTAGGAGTTTTGGAGCTGCTGTGATCTACAACAAGGAGAAAGCCTGGGATGACCAagtacttcaattttttcactatacaattactttttcttaattattagcGCGTGCGTGTGCGTGTGTTTTTGTGTGTATACATGAATATGACTAATGTTGTTGTTTGATGTTTTAACGGTACAGTGGATCTTCTGGGTTGGACCATTCATTGGAGCTTTCGTTGCTGCATTCTACCACCAATACATTCTCAGGGCAGCAGCCATTAAGGCTCTTGGATCCTTCAGGAGCAATGCTTAAGCTTTAAATATGATGTCTGGTGCTTCCAAGGTGAAAAATTTACAGCATGATCAGGAGTGCAAGTCTGTTACGAAGGCCCTTTAAGAAATCTCTTTTCAAGCTCTTTAGAGGGCCATTGAATTTGAGCTGAATTAGAGGGCTATTGAATTGTAGATATTTGAACATTATGCATTTTATGCCTATGCTTTATCTATGTGTAAGGGTGGATTTTGGTatcccattttaatttttttctttgggtgTGTTTATAAGTGGTGGTGGTGTTTTTTATATATCCTATTtctctatatttttcttatcctttcctttttctttatttcaagtGGTGTATTTATGTtgttaatgttaattaatCCCCAACTCTAGTGAATAAAACTATGACCTTTTTGTAGTTGCTTTAATAACCTTGTCCTTTGCTTGAAGTAATGACTGCTTTTAATTGCGCTTTAACTAAATAGTCTCcaagattttgttttaaaaggaaatgtgccaaccaaaaaaaaaaaaacttatggTTAGTGCTAATTAAACTGCAATAATTATTCTCTATCGTCCTATTGAGACAAGCGTCTTTTCTGATAATCTTCTCCCAAGGCTTCTTATTTTCAAACCTGTGTGCCGAGTTGTTTACATTCTAATTAGTGGAACATGTTCTCACTCTAGGCATTCTTATCCtcaactattaattaattaattacccaAAGGGGCATCGATCAAAGGGCTTTTATCaccacaaattaaaaatacaaaaataacccAACATGAGGTCAGATGAGTTGGCTTTTGTAGCGCCACTTATCAGAAATGTGATGATGTAATTGATTCtttattgagaaaattaaaacaaaagaaaactgGTGGGTCGATAGACCCCCTTATGATTCCTTAGCTTTTCAGGTGGTGGGTGTCTCTCTTTCTTCATGGATATAATTAATGGATACTTAATCTTATCTTGTCCTTAAATCGTGGTCTCCAGATCATTTTCTAGAGTTGAGTAGTTGATGTTTAAGCTGTTTGATGATGCATATTTAGGCTTAAATTAATGGGTAAGGTAGGATTTTGTCCATCTTTCTTGTCTTTTGACAGAGATGTGTTTGTTTGGTTAATCATGTTTACTCTGAtcttaatcttatttttgGAATAATTCTGTgagcataaaaagaaattctaatcCCATCaaattcatgaaaaaaaaaaaaaaatcccagtTTATGATGTTACTGATCTCGTCGCTCATCAATAGATCTTTATccaatgaatttgaatttcattttaaaatgaaaaagaaatatgtgcgTACATATCCCATCATGAAGTAAAATTTTCGTCTCCGAGAACTTTTAAGTTCatgatataaacattatccacatttttttttcttcctatGAGCATAGGTAGGTTAAGGCAGCTATAACATTACTTGACCACAAATTTTGCCGACCAAGAATTAACGCaggaaaatttcaatttcttatgGCCATAAATTTTAGTTGCGTAGCTATGTCTAGCTTGTGTCTCGATGTCATTCAATCATTTTGAAGTAAAGACAAAACTTGcagataaaattttcaaaaggcGACACCCAAAACAATCAACCATGTCAACATCTGGTTACATAAACAGCCGACTTTTGCTGAATAAAAGAATTGCAGAAGAATGTAGTGGAGTCTTGTGTATTTGAGACTAGCTAGAGGCTAGAAGAATTCTGCAGAATACACTCTGTTTTGCTTAAGACTCTAGAATTTGCTTTTCTATATTTTCTACAACACTACTaattaggaaaaagaaaaatatataccCCCGaaagcattttcttttcttttttaaatcaaactgaAAACATTGCTCTCTGAGAAAAGCAAACTCGATAgattaactttattttaatggGAGAGAACAAGCATGTTCCTCCcacaaaatctaatttttattggCCCATAAGTGGATTTTAGGCATTTGAACAGCTTACGGGTCAATATTGTAGTCGTAGGATGGTGGGCACTAAAGGTCCCCGATAGAGAGATATTGGATAAGTCTTGAGAGGTCCCTCTAATGTAGGAGAAATACTTGTCAGTAATGGTGTGCATAGAAACATGTAATATGG
This window of the Citrus sinensis cultivar Valencia sweet orange chromosome 8, DVS_A1.0, whole genome shotgun sequence genome carries:
- the LOC102627699 gene encoding aquaporin PIP2-1; the encoded protein is MGKDVEVAEQQGGGGEFSAKDYHDPPPAPLIDFEELGKWSFYRAVIAEFIATLLFLYVTVLTVIGYKSQTDPNLNTDQCGGVGILGIAWAFGGMIFILVYCTAGISGGHINPAVTFGLFLGRKVSLIRALLYMVAQCLGAICGCGFVKAFQKSYYNRYGGGANELADGYNKGTGLGAEIIGTFVLVYTVFSATDPKRSARDSHVPVLAPLPIGFAVFMVHLATIPITGTGINPARSFGAAVIYNKEKAWDDQWIFWVGPFIGAFVAAFYHQYILRAAAIKALGSFRSNA